A region from the Phycodurus eques isolate BA_2022a chromosome 12, UOR_Pequ_1.1, whole genome shotgun sequence genome encodes:
- the sowahca gene encoding ankyrin repeat domain-containing protein SOWAHC, translated as MMIMMASPCTVQAVQEFLMERGGRVQQMELIDHFMATGGGGRDPSKDEEVLRRVVDTLGVVEVESGVKYVRLSEDGDTHEHATECNGNVHRTPDNSNLVSSNGQQTGATSPPSCIMDDVKQSNSYDPHEAPSQTNKLSTTPASVGAAVEVKLRERRRRESAPVIGVPDLDHPAGSQSQQVRGARRVSKGSQRALLTSCLSEDGTIEGLDHGLDVNTPKGSRRNFIELMMNCSPQVRRSLISRGPRLRDSMRSDGDSASLLSSATDEDCASVTLDPMEHEWMLCASDGLWESLQPLLAVEAGLVTKRDFVTGFTCLHWAAKQGKAKLLSQLLTFAKGNAVAVNVNVRSGAGYTPLHLAAMHGHIHVMRVLLSDWEADPEVRDYSGRRAIQYLPAPLPADLQDQGALTSPGAESEHANVSGGGARGWRFPKVLQGALNPLRLLSPPAGDAEEALGNGRTKGGMLRKSSLSKLNARLHRGRHRAQIVHSASFRDTGEVGRGDELASSTPQRTRPLSNLFG; from the exons atgatgataatgatggcGTCCCCGTGTACGGTTCAAGCCGTGCAGGAGTTCCTAATGGAGCGAGGAGGGAGGGTCCAACAGATGGAGCTGATTGATCACTTCATGGCGACCGGGGGTGGTGGACGTGACCCGTCGAAGGACGAGGAGGTTTTGAGACGCGTCGTGGACACGCTCGGTGTCGTGGAAGTGGAAAGCGGCGTGAAATACGTGCGTTTGAGTGAGGACGGAGACACCCACGAGCACGCAACCGAGTGCAACGGGAACGTGCACCGAACACCGGACAACAGCAACCTCGTCAGCAGCAACGGACAGCAAACAG GAGCTACCAGTCCACCTTCTTGCATTATGGATGATGTCAAGCAGTCCAACAGCTACGACCCACATGAAGCCCCATCCCAGACCAACAAGCTCAGCACTACTCCCGCTTCTGTCGGAGCTGCCGTGGAAGTGAAGCTGAGGGAGAGGAGGCGGCGCGAGTCGGCCCCGGTGATCGGGGTGCCAGATCTGGACCATCCTGCCGGCTCCCAAAGCCAGCAGGTCCGAGGGGCCCGTAGGGTGTCCAAAGGGTCCCAGCGGGCGTTGCTGACCAGCTGCCTGTCTGAAGACGGCACCATAGAAGGCCTGGACCACGGTCTTGATGTCAACACACCAAAAGGGAGCCGCAGGAACTTCATTGAGCTGATGATGAATTGTTCTCCTCAG GTTCGACGGTCTCTCATCAGTCGGGGTCCGCGCCTTCGAGACTCGATGAGGAGCGACGGCGACTCGGCGTCTCTCCTCTCCTCGGCCACCGACGAGGACTGCGCCTCGGTGACGCTGGACCCGATGGAGCACGAGTGGATGCTGTGCGCCTCGGACGGCCTGTGGGAGAGCCTGCAGCCCCTCCTGGCTGTGGAGGCCGGCCTGGTGACCAAGAGAGACTTTGTCACCGGCTTCACTTGCCTCCACTGGGCGGCCAAGCAGGGAAAGGCAAAGCTGCTCTCTCAGCTGCTGACGTTCGCTAAGGGCAACGCCGTGGCCGTCAACGTCAATGTGAGGTCCGGCGCTGGATACACACCTCTACACCTGGCAGCCATGCATGGGCACATTCAC GTGATGCGTGTGCTGCTGTCCGACTGGGAGGCGGACCCCGAGGTGAGGGATTACAGCGGCAGACGAGCCATTCAGTACCTGCCCGCACCGCTGCCTGCAGACCTGCAGGACCAAGGAGCGCTCACCTCGCCGGGAGCCGAGTCCGAACACGCCAACGTCAGTGGCGGCGGGGCACGTGGCTGGAGGTTTCCTAAAGTACTCCAGGGAGCTCTAAACCCGCTGCGCCTCCTTAGCCCACCAGCCGGGGATGCCGAGGAGGCGCTCGGGAATGGGAGGACCAAGGGGGGGATGCTTAGGAAGTCGTCTCTCAGCAAATTGAATGCCCGGCTGCATCGGGGGCGACATAGGGCACAGATTGTACATAGCGCCTCCTTCAGGGACACGGGTGAAGTAGGGAGAGGCGATGAGCTTGCCAGCAGCACCCCACAGCGAACACGACCCCTCTCCAACCTGTTTGGATGA